Proteins from one Rhizobium sp. CB3090 genomic window:
- a CDS encoding glycoside hydrolase family 2 TIM barrel-domain containing protein: MRSVVAFNESWTFQEGFSLAEVGRRQEGQPVTLPHTAVELPFNYFDEKSYQRAFTYQKILTWSADFVGREVSLVFDAAMADAVVYLNGEEIVAHKDGYTPFEARLTGRLKQSDNLITVKIDGSENPEIPPFGGRIDYLTYAGIYRDVWLKVAAPVSIANVKVETGNVLAAAKSATVRCDIANPQGLAFNGTVTASLRAPDGTVLASTVAETSGSSLTFDFDNLAGISLWELDNPALYTVDAELKTDHGSDRYTANFGFRTAEFTAEGFLLNGRKLKLRGLNRHQAFPYAGYAMGRSAQERDAEIMKHTLKCNVVRTSHYPQSTWFLDHCDRIGLLVFEEIPGWQHIGGETWKQESIRNVRRMIERDWNHPSIIIWGVRINESQDSHDFYVETNRLARELDPTRQTGGVRYITESELLEDVYTMNDFILGNEELPGVNRPRTPLRPQQENTGLSQNVPYLITEFGGHMYPTKIYDQEQRQAEHVRRHLEVLNAAYGDPSISGCIGWCMFDYNTHSDFGSGDRICYHGVMDMFREPKFAAYGYISQCDPSDEIVMKPVTQWARGERNIGGVLPLIVLTNCDEIELRYGSIVKRIGPDRENFPHLPHPPVVFDHRHFTKDELGVWGMEWEDAHFTGLIGGKAVATLHMVADPVPTTLEVKADSLKLRAGDCDTTRVIIRALDQAGSRLPFLNDIATVEVTGPAKVIGPKTMAFQGGTTGFWLQATGEAGAITVDISSSRFATQTIKLTAE, from the coding sequence ATGCGTTCTGTTGTCGCTTTCAACGAATCCTGGACCTTTCAGGAAGGATTCTCGCTTGCCGAAGTTGGCCGCCGTCAGGAGGGACAGCCGGTCACCCTGCCGCACACTGCGGTCGAGCTGCCGTTCAATTATTTCGACGAGAAATCCTATCAACGCGCCTTCACTTACCAGAAGATCCTGACCTGGAGCGCGGATTTCGTCGGACGTGAAGTGTCGCTAGTGTTCGACGCCGCCATGGCCGATGCGGTGGTCTATCTCAACGGCGAGGAAATCGTCGCCCACAAGGACGGCTATACGCCCTTCGAGGCACGTCTGACCGGCCGCCTCAAGCAGAGCGACAATCTGATCACAGTCAAGATCGACGGCAGCGAAAATCCGGAAATCCCGCCCTTCGGCGGCCGTATCGACTATCTCACCTATGCAGGCATCTACCGCGATGTCTGGCTGAAGGTCGCAGCACCCGTCTCGATCGCCAACGTCAAGGTCGAGACCGGCAATGTACTTGCCGCCGCAAAATCAGCCACCGTTCGCTGCGATATCGCCAATCCGCAAGGCCTCGCCTTCAACGGCACCGTGACGGCCAGCCTTCGCGCGCCCGATGGCACCGTGCTGGCCTCGACCGTCGCCGAGACCTCCGGCAGCAGCCTCACCTTCGACTTCGACAATCTGGCCGGTATCTCGCTGTGGGAACTCGACAACCCAGCGCTCTACACCGTCGATGCCGAACTCAAGACCGACCATGGGTCGGACCGGTACACGGCAAATTTCGGCTTCCGTACCGCCGAATTCACCGCCGAAGGCTTTCTGCTGAACGGCCGCAAGCTGAAGCTGCGCGGTCTCAACCGTCACCAGGCCTTCCCCTATGCCGGCTATGCGATGGGCCGCTCCGCGCAGGAGCGTGACGCCGAGATCATGAAGCATACGCTGAAGTGCAATGTCGTGCGCACATCGCATTACCCGCAATCGACCTGGTTCCTGGATCATTGCGACCGAATCGGTCTCCTGGTCTTCGAGGAAATCCCCGGCTGGCAGCATATCGGCGGCGAAACCTGGAAACAGGAATCGATCCGCAATGTCCGTCGCATGATCGAACGCGACTGGAACCATCCCTCGATCATCATCTGGGGCGTGCGCATCAACGAATCGCAGGATTCCCACGATTTCTACGTCGAGACCAACAGGCTTGCGCGCGAACTCGATCCGACCCGTCAGACCGGCGGCGTGCGCTACATTACCGAGAGCGAACTGCTCGAAGACGTTTATACGATGAACGACTTCATTCTCGGCAACGAGGAACTGCCGGGCGTCAACCGTCCGCGCACGCCTCTCCGGCCGCAGCAGGAGAATACCGGCCTCTCGCAGAATGTGCCCTATCTGATCACCGAGTTCGGCGGCCACATGTATCCGACGAAGATCTACGATCAAGAACAGCGCCAGGCCGAACATGTGCGCCGGCATCTGGAAGTGCTGAACGCGGCCTATGGCGATCCGTCAATTTCCGGCTGCATCGGCTGGTGCATGTTCGACTACAACACCCACAGCGATTTCGGCTCCGGCGACCGCATCTGCTATCACGGCGTCATGGACATGTTCCGCGAGCCGAAATTCGCGGCCTATGGCTACATCAGCCAGTGCGATCCTTCCGACGAGATCGTGATGAAGCCGGTGACCCAATGGGCGCGGGGCGAGCGCAACATCGGCGGCGTGCTGCCGCTGATCGTGCTCACCAATTGCGATGAAATCGAGCTGCGCTACGGCTCCATCGTCAAACGTATCGGCCCTGATCGCGAGAATTTCCCGCATTTGCCGCATCCGCCCGTCGTCTTCGACCATCGCCATTTCACGAAGGACGAACTGGGTGTCTGGGGCATGGAATGGGAGGACGCGCATTTCACCGGGCTCATTGGCGGCAAGGCAGTCGCAACGCTGCATATGGTCGCCGATCCCGTGCCAACGACGCTCGAGGTGAAGGCCGACAGCCTGAAGCTTCGTGCCGGTGATTGCGACACGACACGCGTCATTATCCGAGCGCTCGATCAGGCGGGCTCCCGCCTGCCCTTCCTCAACGATATTGCAACGGTTGAGGTGACGGGCCCCGCCAAGGTCATCGGCCCGAAGACGATGGCCTTCCAGGGAGGCACCACCGGCTTCTGGCTGCAGGCGACCGGCGAAGCGGGGGCAATCACCGTCGACATCTCGTCCTCGCGCTTTGCGACGCAAACGATAAAGCTGACGGCGGAGTGA
- a CDS encoding PLP-dependent aminotransferase family protein, with the protein MSDDQATSFWTPSISRAMGPVYLAIADALQADIRAGRLATGARLPPQRALAETLGIDFTTVTRAYAEARKRGLVEGRIGQGTYVSQGRTAPPQRQKPVPGGLVDMSMNLPPRFDDEALTARMWQGIGGLEISDGLDLLLRYQQPGGAARDREAGAEWLASRLPGIRPERILVCPGAQGALLAITRMLTAPGDTVCAETLTYPGFLSVAAHSRLTIAGVEIDDNGLIPEAFEQICVSRRPKALYCNPTINNPTTITLPLSRRKAILEIAARYDVDVIEDDAYGALPMQPVAPLAALAPERVYHIAGLAKCLSPALRIAYLAVPNLRAATRLAGIIRATSAMASPLSAAIASRWIEDGTAEAVLAAIRRETKARQAIAAELLPAADLLADPEGFHAWLRLPPVWSRGEFTARLRSAGIGVVASDAFALGPAPEAVRLGLGVAEDREHLRQSLGIVADLLSETPAASAIVI; encoded by the coding sequence ATGAGCGACGATCAGGCAACGTCCTTCTGGACCCCCTCCATCAGCAGGGCGATGGGGCCGGTCTATCTGGCGATCGCCGATGCCTTGCAGGCCGACATCCGTGCTGGCCGTCTGGCGACCGGCGCGCGCCTGCCGCCGCAACGGGCGCTGGCAGAGACGCTCGGCATCGATTTCACCACTGTCACCCGCGCCTATGCCGAAGCGCGCAAACGAGGTCTGGTGGAGGGTCGGATCGGACAGGGCACCTATGTCAGCCAGGGCCGGACAGCGCCGCCCCAGCGACAAAAACCTGTTCCCGGCGGACTGGTCGATATGAGCATGAATCTGCCGCCGCGCTTCGACGACGAGGCCCTGACAGCGCGGATGTGGCAGGGGATCGGCGGGCTGGAAATCAGCGATGGGCTGGACCTCTTGCTGCGCTACCAACAACCGGGCGGCGCTGCCCGCGACCGCGAGGCCGGAGCGGAATGGCTCGCAAGCCGGCTGCCTGGTATCCGGCCGGAACGCATCCTCGTCTGCCCCGGCGCTCAAGGCGCGCTACTGGCGATTACCCGCATGCTGACGGCTCCGGGCGACACAGTCTGCGCCGAGACATTGACGTATCCGGGCTTTCTCTCTGTCGCAGCGCACTCGCGGCTGACTATAGCAGGTGTAGAAATCGACGATAATGGCTTGATTCCTGAGGCTTTTGAGCAAATCTGCGTTAGCAGGCGGCCCAAGGCGCTCTATTGCAATCCAACCATCAACAATCCAACGACGATCACCTTGCCGTTGTCGCGGCGCAAAGCCATCCTGGAGATCGCCGCCCGTTACGATGTCGATGTCATCGAGGACGATGCCTATGGCGCGCTGCCGATGCAGCCGGTCGCGCCACTGGCGGCGCTTGCGCCGGAGCGGGTTTATCATATCGCCGGTCTTGCCAAATGCCTTTCACCCGCGCTGCGCATCGCCTATCTCGCAGTGCCGAATTTGCGCGCGGCGACCAGGCTTGCTGGTATCATCCGAGCGACCTCCGCCATGGCCTCGCCGCTGTCAGCCGCGATTGCCAGCCGCTGGATCGAAGATGGTACGGCAGAGGCTGTGCTGGCCGCCATCCGACGGGAAACCAAGGCGCGCCAAGCGATTGCGGCGGAGTTGTTGCCTGCCGCCGATCTCTTGGCGGATCCCGAGGGTTTTCATGCCTGGTTGCGGCTGCCGCCCGTATGGTCGCGCGGCGAATTCACGGCGCGGCTGCGCTCTGCAGGCATTGGCGTTGTCGCGAGCGATGCCTTTGCCCTTGGTCCGGCGCCGGAAGCGGTCCGCCTTGGGCTCGGTGTCGCGGAAGATCGCGAACATCTGCGCCAGAGCCTCGGCATTG